From one Phycodurus eques isolate BA_2022a chromosome 19, UOR_Pequ_1.1, whole genome shotgun sequence genomic stretch:
- the bbs1 gene encoding Bardet-Biedl syndrome 1 protein, producing the protein MSESSGEDGKWLDAHYDPVAGLRTFTSCVALADLSGDGDGRLVVADLGGGGGGSAAMKLKVYRGTALTSESVLLDLPCGLVSFFMDLHEPRVPAVAVASGPCVYVYKNLRPYFKFTLPGLDVNTLEQDVWQQAREGHIDPPALKEMLESVRKKADVPLSGRSLHFLSLDAEHLEDFVQLHKPQPIKRQTVITCMATLKKSTADEDGVSCLVIGTESGHLYVLDPEAFVVLAKMALPAAPTTMDVTGQFDVEFRITAACRNGNIYILRRDSDKAKYCVELSSHPVGLLRVGKNVVVGTVDRNLQGFTQKGKKLWKVVLPAPICTMATMDLPARGFQAVLVGLANCEVQLYRDKNLVSAIKTPNAVSAICFGRYGREDGTLVMTMKGGGLMVKILKRTAEFRERDTTPGPPAAQSVRLNVPKKTKLYVDQTLRERENGPAMHRAFQMDLVRLRLAAAQAYAKALECSLTPVSSGPGRSLKMNAVVQGLGPSFKLTLNVQNTAACRPVLKLAVSFAYDDALYRVRNPFMKIPMLVPGLVYPVQTLVECTSDKGISDIIKVFVLHEEQSTPLLTAHINMPVSEGSN; encoded by the exons ATGAGCGAGTCGAGCGGGGAAGACGGGAAGTGGCTGGACGCCCACTACGACCCGGTGGCGGGCCTGCGCACCTTCACTTCCTGCGTAGCCCTGGCCGACCTGAGCGGGGACGGGGACGGCCGCCTGGTGGTGGCCGAcctgggcggcggcggcggcggctcggCGGCCATGAAACTGAAGGTGTACCGCGGGACGGCGCTGACCAGCGAGAGCGTCCTGCTGGACCTTCCGTGCGGCCTGGTCTCCTTCTTCATGGACCTGCATGAGCCGCGCGTTCCCGCCGTGGCCGTGGCGTCCGGACCTTGCGTTTACGTCTACAAGAACCTCAGGCCCTACTTCAAGTTCACGCTGCCCGGGCTCGACGTCAACACGCttgagcag GATGTGTGGCAGCAGGCCAGGGAGGGGCACATTGACCCCCCCGCCCTCAAGGAGATGCTGGAGAGCGTCAGGAAGAAGGCTGACGTGCCATTATCCGGGCGCtctctccacttcctgtctctGGATGCCGAGCACCTGGAAgactttgtccagctgcacaaACCGCAACCAATCAAACGACAG ACCGTCATCACGTGCATGGCGACCCTGAAGAAAAGCACGGCGGACGAGGACGGCGTCAGCTGCCTGGTGATCGGCACGGAGAGCGGACATCTTTACGTGCTCGACCCCGAGGCCTTCGTCGTCCTCGCAAAG ATGGCGCTGCCGGCCGCGCCCACCACGATGGACGTGACGGGTCAGTTCGACGTGGAGTTCCGGATCACGGCGGCGTGTCGGAACGGGAACATCTACATCCTGCGCAG GGACTCGGACAAAGCCAAGTACTGCGTGGAGCTGTCGTCGCATCCCGTCGGCCTGCTGAGAGTGGGCAAGAACGTGGTGGTGGGAACGGTGGACCGGAACCTGCAGGGATTCACGCAGAAG GGTAAGAAGCTGTGGAAGGTGGTCCTCCCGGCCCCCATCTGTACCATGGCCACCATGGACCTCCCTGCTCGAGGCTTCCAGGCGGTTCTGGTGGGTCTGGCCAACTGCGAGGTCCAGCTGTACCGGGACAAGAACCTGGTGAGCGCCATCAAGACTCCGAACGCGGTGAGCGCCATCTGCTTCGGGCGCTACGGGCGCGAGGACGGGACCCTGGTCATGACCATGAAGGGCGGCGGCCTGATGGTGAAAATCCTCAAGAGGACGGCAGAGTTCCGAGAGCGGGACACCACTCCAGGACCCCCAGCCGCCCAGAGCGTCCGCCTCAACGTGCCCAAGAAGACCAAACTGTACGTGGACCAGACCCTGAGGGAGCGCGAGAACGGCCCCGCCATGCACCGGGCCTTCCAGATGGACCTGGTCCGCCTGCGACTGGCGGCGGCCCAGGCCTACGCCAAGGCCCTGGAGTGCAGTCTGACCCCCGTTTCGTCCGGTCCCGGGCGGTCGCTCAAGATGAACGCCGTGGTCCAGGGTCTGGGCCCATCCTTCAAACTCACGCTCAACGTGCAAAACACGGCGGCGTGCCGACCGGTCCTCAAGCTGGCCGTCAGCTTCGCGTACGACGACGCCTTGTACAGGGTGAGAAACCCGTTCATGAAGATCCCCATGCTGGTGCCCGGACTGGTCTACCCGGTCCAGACCCTGGTGGAGTGCACCAGCGACAAAGGCATCTCTGACATCATTAAAGTTTTCGTGCTGCACGAGGAGCAGAGCACGCCGCTGCTCACCGCGCACATCAACATGCCCGTCAGCGAGGGAAGCAACTGA